The genomic region TACCTTATCCAAGGATGATACGCTTAAAATCGAATTTACTTCAGAAGATGGATCAGTTAAAACCCTGAAAGAAGGACTAAAAGTTCTGGATGGTGAGGTGATCGATGCTACGAAAATGAGCAAGAAGGCACTTTTAAAGTTTCTTCGTGAGCAGGTAAAAGATGCGCAGGATAAAGGTGTTCTTTTCTCTCTGCACATGAAAGCTACCATGATGAAAGTATCTGACCCTATTATTTTTGGTCATGCTGTAAAAGTATTCTTTGAAGATGTATTCGATAAATATGGAGCTGAACTTGAAAAAGCTGGTGCAGATGTTACCAGTGGTTTAGGAGATGTTCTTCAGGCTGTTGAAAATCTTCCGAAGGACAAACAGGATGAAATTAACTCAGCTATTGCTAAAGATCTTAAGGATGGTCCGGATATCGCAATGGTAAATTCAGATGAAGGAATCACCAATCTTCACGTTCCCAGTGATGTGATCATTGATGCATCTATGCCAGCCATGATTAGAACAAGTGGCCAAATGTGGAATAAGGAAGGTAAGACTCAGGACACTAAGGCTGTGATCCCTGATAGTTCTTACGCTGGTTTATACCAGGCTACTATAGACTTCTGTAAAGAACATGGAGCATTCGATCCAACAACGATGGGAACTGTTCCTAATGTTGGTCTAATGGCTCAAAAAGCTGAAGAGTATGGATCTCACGACAAAACTTTCGAGATCCCAGGTAATGGTTCAGTAAAAGTTATCAATGCAGCTGGAGAAACTATTCTTGAACATGATGTTGAAGAAGGTGATATCTGGAGAATGTGTCAGGTTAAAGATGCGCCGGTTCAGGATTGGATCAAACTTGCAATTTCAAGAGCGAAAGCTACTGGAATGCCTGCAGTTTTCTGGTTAGATGAAAATAGAGCTCATGATGCTGAACTTATCAAGAAAGTAAATAAATATCTTCCAAACCACGAAACTGATGGTTTAGAGATCAAAATTATGGCTCCTACTGAGGCTACTAAATACACACTTGAGAGAGTAAAGGATGGTAAGGATACGATCTCGGTAACTGGAAATGTACTTCGAGATTATCTAACTGACCTCTTCCCTATTCTGGAACTTGGAACCAGTGCGAAGATGCTTTCTATAGTTCCTTTGATGAATGGTGGTGGACTTTTTGAAACCGGTGCAGGTGGATCTGCTCCAAAGCACGTTCAGCAATTTGTAAAAGAAGGTCACCTGCGTTGGGATTCTCTTGGAGAGTTTCTTGCGCTTGCGGTTTCTCTGGAACATCTTGGTGAGAAATATAATAATTCAAAAGCTTTGACTCTTGCTGAAGCATTGGATGATGCGACAGAGAGATTCCTTAATGAAGGTAGATCTCCATCACGTAAGGTGAATGAGCTGGATAACCGTGGAAGTCACTTCTACCTGGCATTATACTGGGCTGAAGCACTTTCTACTCAAACCAGTAATAAGGACCTGAACGTTTACTTCGGAAGAGTGGCAGATATGCTTAAAGAGAATAAAGATCAGATCCTTAAAGATCTTATCGATGCTCAGGGAAAACCTGTAGACATTGGAGGTTACTACGAACCGAATGAGGAAATGACTAAAAAAGCCATGCGTCCTAGTAACAAGTTGAATGAAATTCTGGCGACCGAAGTATAAGTAACCAGATTATAATTTATATCAAAGCCTCGTCATAGACGGGGCTTTTTTTATTTCATTTTGATGATCTGAGCACGGTCCATAAATTGTTCCTGTAAACGCTCCATTTTTGGTTCCATCGTTTCACCAAATACAAGGTATTGGCATTTCGAAATACTTAGAGGAATTCTGAGGATATGATTTAAATGACCTCCACGTGAAATAAATTCGGCATCTTCAATAATAAACATCTTGAGTTGACCCAGGTGTATTCCGGTCATAGAAAATAATTTGCTCAACCGTTGAGGGGTAGCGATCACAATGTCAACTCCATAATAGATCGCATCCTTTTGATCATCAATATTCTGTTCGTCATATGCCGAATAAACTCTAAGATCAGTTTCAGAAGTAAAATCCCTGAACCTTTCTTCAAGACTCAATGCAGCCTCCTTGTTTTTCACAAAAATTAAAGCTCTTGGAGAATCTTCAAATGCTTCAGCATTTAATTGCTGTATTACACTTATGATAAGTGCCGTGGTTTTACCGCTGCCTTTGGGAGCTATCATATAAAGATCTGCTCCACTTTTAATTTTAGGTAATGCCGTCTTCTGAAAAGCGTTAGCAGATTCCAATCCTATTTCCTCTAAAGTGGATTTAAGAACAGGGTTCAGTTTTTTAAATGACATACTTAAAATTTTGTTAGTTCAAGATCAGCCTTGGCCGATCGCAAAGTTCGACATTTTGCTCAAATAGTCGGTCACTAAAGCAAGAAGCTTTGATTGCCTTCAATAAGCTATTTAATCTTTCGTTAAAGCTATCCGGAAATTAGAACAGGCTATTCACTTTGCTGAAATTTGCATAATGCAGAATACTTCAGAAGAGCGAAACAAAAAACAGGAGTTTATTATACTTCTTGTTTTGGGAACACTGATCGCTTTAGGCCCTTTCTCTATCGACGCGTACTTACCTGGTTTTGAAAGTATAGCCCAGGATTTTAATACTACGATTAGCCAGATTGGTTTAACACTTACCAGTTACTTTATAGGAATCTCTCTTGGACAATTAGCCTATGGCCCAATCATGGACAAATACGGTAGAAAAAGGCCATTACTTATTGGCCTTGGTATTTATTTCCTTGCAGCATTAAGCTGTATGTATTCACCAGATCTTACCTGGCTCGTTATATCACGATTCTTTCTAGCACTTGGAGCCGCAGGTGGTATGGTGGCAGCCAAAGCCATTGTTCGTGATGTTTTTCCGGTTAACGAAGTAGCAGGCGCGATCTCTGTGCTTATGTTGATCATGGGTGGCGCACCAATAATCGCCCCTACAGTAGGAAGTTTTATCATAGATGCTATGGGATGGGAAATGATCTTTCTCTTTTTAGCCATTTTTAGCGTGTTGATGATCTTCAGTGTAACCAAACTTCTTCCGGAAAGTAAAACACCCGACGGGGCAGTTAATTTGAGACCAAAACAGGTTGCATTTAATTACTTTAAAATACTTACCCATCATAAGTTCTGGAGTTTTTCAATGGCTGGGAGTTTCGCTATTGGAGCAATGTTCGCATATATTTCAGGAGCGCCAAAACTGTTTATGGAAAATTTTGATCTTACTCAGAAAGAATTCGGAATCCTTTTCGGTATTAATGCGGCAGGTCTTATCCTTGGAAGTCAGATCAACCGACTTTTTCTCAAAAAATACACTCCATTCCAGATCACGATATTTAATAGTGTGATCCTCTTAGTACTCTCTGTCTTATTTCTGCTGAATACAATAGCAGGATTTGGATTGGTGATTACCGCAGTTTTACTATTCCTTATGCTATTTTTACTGGGTTTTCAAAATCCGAATACTACCGCATTATCATTAGAACCATTCGAAGCTAAGGCTGGTAGAGCTTCCGCATTAATAGGTAGTTTAAAAATGATCCTGGGAGCGCTGACATCTTTCGCTATAAGTCAGTTTCACACTTCCAGTACACTACCTCTGGCAATCATTCTACTAGTTTGTTTCGCAATCAGTTTCGCACTCTTGTTTCAATTTTCTAGTAAGGAGAAAAAAGCCTTGAAGTTCAGTGAAGTATAATTTTTGGGTTTCCACGGTATAGCCTATTTTTATTGAAAAATTGAAATTGCGACTTTTAAGTTTTCTACTACTAGTCATGCTACCATTTATTGCGTTCTCACAAGAGTTTACTTTAAGCGGTAGAGTGATCGACAAAAGCAGTAACGAAACCCTAATAGGGGTTAATCTTATTTTCCCGGATCTTGCAACCGGCGTGGTTACGAATGATTATGGTTATTATTCGATCAAACTTCCAGCTGGCACACATAGGGTCATTCTTACTTATATTGGTTACGCGAATGCTGAAGATGAAGTGAACATTTCAGATGATACGCAACAGAACTTTCAACTTTCAGAAGCTTCTGAAAGTCTGGATGAAGTAGTCATAACAAGCGATATAGAAGCCCTTAATATCAAGAAACCAGAGATGAGTGTGAACCGACTCTCCATTGGAACTATAAAAAAGATCCCAGTGGTGTTCGGAGAAGTTGATGTAGTAAGAAGTCTATTATTATTACCTGGTGTTTCTAATGCTGGTGAAGGTTCTTCTGGCTTCAATGTGCGTGGAGGCGCAGTAGATCAGAATTTAATTTTGCTGGATGAAGCTACCATTTATAATTCCTCACATTTATTCGGATTATTTTCAGTTTTCAATCCAGATGCGATTAAGGATCTTAAGTTATACAAGGGCGGAATTCCTGCAGAATATGGAGGTCGTGTATCTTCGGTTCTGGACATTTATCAGCGTGATGGAAATAGCCGGGAATTCAAAATGCAGGGAGGAATTGGTGCGATTTCCAGCCGTCTTCTAGCTGAAGGCCCCATAGTTAAGGATAAAGGAAGTTTTTTAGTTGGGGCAAGAAGTTCTTATGCCCATCTATTTCTGAAATTGACAGACAATGATAACTCAGCTTATTTCTATGATCTGAACACTAAATTAAGCTATGAGCTGGATGAAAGCAATAAGCTGCTTTTAAGTGGTTATTTTGGTCGGGATGTCTTCAATATTAGTCAGAATTTTGAGAATACTTACGGGAATGCTGTACTTAACCTGAGATGGAATCATGTATTTTCAGATAATATTTTCACAAATCTATCTGCAATTTATAGTGATTACTACTACGGACTCAATCTGAACTTTGTTGGATTTAACTGGGATAGCGGCATTAGAAATCTTAATCTCAAGTATGATCTCAACCATTATATTTCAGAGAATTTCGAGCTGAAGTATGGGATGCATAATACTTATTACAAATTCAATCCGGGGGAAATAGAACCTATCGATGAAACTTCAGGAATCAATTACTTCAAACTGAATGATAAATATGCTCTTGAAAATGCCTTTTATATTTCAGCAGAACATAAATTTTCAGAAAAGTTTTCCGCAGAATATGGAATGAGACTGAGTAATTTTTTCAGATTGGGTCAGAATGAATTCAATACATACGCCAATGATGAACCAGTTGCGTACAATCCCAGAACTGGAATTTATAGTGAAGCTGATATTCTTGAAAGCAGAGATGTTTCGCGCGGAGAATCACTTGAAACTTTTACCAATTTTGAACCAAGACTGGCCATCGCCTATAATTTTGCAGAGGACCAGTCAGTAAAAGTTTCTTATAACCGGATGGCCCAATACTTACATTTAATTTCAAATACCAGCAGTCCCACTCCTTTAGATGTGTGGACTCCCAGTGGTCCTTATGTAAAGCCACAACTTCTGGATCAATACGCTGTTGGCTATTTCAGAAATATTAATAATGGGGATTATAGCCTGGAAATTGAAAGTTTTTATAAGGATATACAAAACAGAATAGATTACATAGACGGTGCGAATTTAATCGCCAACAATGCAATTGAGCGAGTAGTTCTTAATGGAGAAGCAAGAGCTTACGGACTAGAACTACTATTACGCAAGAACGAGGGAAGATTCACAGGATGGTTGGCTTACACCCTATCGAGATCTGAGCAGAGAACACCAGGTAGAAACTCCCAGGAAATAGGAATAAACAATGGCGACTGGTACAAGACGAATTTTGATAAGCCGCATGATGTGACTATTACCGGTAGCTATGATCTAAATGAGAGCTGGGATCTTAACGCCAATTTTATTTACCAGACGGGGCTTGCTACTACTTTTCCAAATGCACAGTACGAATATGAAGATGTGAATATTCCCGTTTATGGTGCACGAAATGAGGATAGACTTTCTTCTTATCACCGATTAGATCTTTCGGCAACTTATTATCCTAAAAAGAATAAGGGTCGGAAACTACAGAGCTCATGGAATTTTGGAATCTATAATGTATACAACCGCCAGAATGCTTATTCGATTTCGTTTCGTGAAAACATGGATACAGGGAGAAATGAAGCTGTAAGACTAACACTCTTTGGGATCATCCCATCGGTAACTTATAATTTTAAATTTTAGAAATGAGATTGTATAAATCATTTTTGGCCATAGTTGTCTTATTGGGATTCATCTCCTGCGAAGAAGTCGTAGATATCGACCTGGAGGAGTCTGAACCAAAATTAGTAGTAGAAGCTTCTATTATCTGGATCAAGGGAACAGATGGCAATCGTCAGGAATTCAGGTTAAGTACAACGAGTCCTTTCTATGAAGAAGAACTGCAGCCAGTGACAAATGCTTCAATAGCGGTTACTTCTGAAAATGGTACTAGATACGAATTTTCTCATGAACAGGATGGTATATATTTAAACGAAGAATTTCAACCTGTTCTTGATCTGGAATATGAACTCGAGTTAATGTATAATGATCAGGTTTATACTGCAACTGAAAGTTTTGAGTCGGTCTCGGGAATAGATTATGTGGAACAGTTAGATGGTGGAGGCTTTGCTGGCGATGAGATTGAGATCAAAGCATTTTATACAG from Christiangramia sp. OXR-203 harbors:
- a CDS encoding NADP-dependent isocitrate dehydrogenase, producing MSQKEKIIYTKTDEAPMLATYSFLPIVEAFTKAAGVSLETRDISLAGRILSQFPDYLKDDQKVADDLAELGELAKQPEANIIKLPNISASVPQLKNAISELQSKGFAIPDYPDDANTDEEKDIKSRYDKVKGSAVNPVLREGNSDRRAPKAVKNFAKKNPHRMGEWSADSKTHVATMNEGDFRANERSVTLSKDDTLKIEFTSEDGSVKTLKEGLKVLDGEVIDATKMSKKALLKFLREQVKDAQDKGVLFSLHMKATMMKVSDPIIFGHAVKVFFEDVFDKYGAELEKAGADVTSGLGDVLQAVENLPKDKQDEINSAIAKDLKDGPDIAMVNSDEGITNLHVPSDVIIDASMPAMIRTSGQMWNKEGKTQDTKAVIPDSSYAGLYQATIDFCKEHGAFDPTTMGTVPNVGLMAQKAEEYGSHDKTFEIPGNGSVKVINAAGETILEHDVEEGDIWRMCQVKDAPVQDWIKLAISRAKATGMPAVFWLDENRAHDAELIKKVNKYLPNHETDGLEIKIMAPTEATKYTLERVKDGKDTISVTGNVLRDYLTDLFPILELGTSAKMLSIVPLMNGGGLFETGAGGSAPKHVQQFVKEGHLRWDSLGEFLALAVSLEHLGEKYNNSKALTLAEALDDATERFLNEGRSPSRKVNELDNRGSHFYLALYWAEALSTQTSNKDLNVYFGRVADMLKENKDQILKDLIDAQGKPVDIGGYYEPNEEMTKKAMRPSNKLNEILATEV
- a CDS encoding DEAD/DEAH box helicase; its protein translation is MSFKKLNPVLKSTLEEIGLESANAFQKTALPKIKSGADLYMIAPKGSGKTTALIISVIQQLNAEAFEDSPRALIFVKNKEAALSLEERFRDFTSETDLRVYSAYDEQNIDDQKDAIYYGVDIVIATPQRLSKLFSMTGIHLGQLKMFIIEDAEFISRGGHLNHILRIPLSISKCQYLVFGETMEPKMERLQEQFMDRAQIIKMK
- a CDS encoding multidrug effflux MFS transporter translates to MQNTSEERNKKQEFIILLVLGTLIALGPFSIDAYLPGFESIAQDFNTTISQIGLTLTSYFIGISLGQLAYGPIMDKYGRKRPLLIGLGIYFLAALSCMYSPDLTWLVISRFFLALGAAGGMVAAKAIVRDVFPVNEVAGAISVLMLIMGGAPIIAPTVGSFIIDAMGWEMIFLFLAIFSVLMIFSVTKLLPESKTPDGAVNLRPKQVAFNYFKILTHHKFWSFSMAGSFAIGAMFAYISGAPKLFMENFDLTQKEFGILFGINAAGLILGSQINRLFLKKYTPFQITIFNSVILLVLSVLFLLNTIAGFGLVITAVLLFLMLFLLGFQNPNTTALSLEPFEAKAGRASALIGSLKMILGALTSFAISQFHTSSTLPLAIILLVCFAISFALLFQFSSKEKKALKFSEV
- a CDS encoding TonB-dependent receptor, which codes for MLPFIAFSQEFTLSGRVIDKSSNETLIGVNLIFPDLATGVVTNDYGYYSIKLPAGTHRVILTYIGYANAEDEVNISDDTQQNFQLSEASESLDEVVITSDIEALNIKKPEMSVNRLSIGTIKKIPVVFGEVDVVRSLLLLPGVSNAGEGSSGFNVRGGAVDQNLILLDEATIYNSSHLFGLFSVFNPDAIKDLKLYKGGIPAEYGGRVSSVLDIYQRDGNSREFKMQGGIGAISSRLLAEGPIVKDKGSFLVGARSSYAHLFLKLTDNDNSAYFYDLNTKLSYELDESNKLLLSGYFGRDVFNISQNFENTYGNAVLNLRWNHVFSDNIFTNLSAIYSDYYYGLNLNFVGFNWDSGIRNLNLKYDLNHYISENFELKYGMHNTYYKFNPGEIEPIDETSGINYFKLNDKYALENAFYISAEHKFSEKFSAEYGMRLSNFFRLGQNEFNTYANDEPVAYNPRTGIYSEADILESRDVSRGESLETFTNFEPRLAIAYNFAEDQSVKVSYNRMAQYLHLISNTSSPTPLDVWTPSGPYVKPQLLDQYAVGYFRNINNGDYSLEIESFYKDIQNRIDYIDGANLIANNAIERVVLNGEARAYGLELLLRKNEGRFTGWLAYTLSRSEQRTPGRNSQEIGINNGDWYKTNFDKPHDVTITGSYDLNESWDLNANFIYQTGLATTFPNAQYEYEDVNIPVYGARNEDRLSSYHRLDLSATYYPKKNKGRKLQSSWNFGIYNVYNRQNAYSISFRENMDTGRNEAVRLTLFGIIPSVTYNFKF
- a CDS encoding DUF4249 domain-containing protein, whose amino-acid sequence is MRLYKSFLAIVVLLGFISCEEVVDIDLEESEPKLVVEASIIWIKGTDGNRQEFRLSTTSPFYEEELQPVTNASIAVTSENGTRYEFSHEQDGIYLNEEFQPVLDLEYELELMYNDQVYTATESFESVSGIDYVEQLDGGGFAGDEIEIKAFYTDPVSQENYYLFKFTDEDVFLELYEDEFTDGNQIFGYFSNEDIETGDVISIQMEGISREYYDYMFVLRSQVGTNQGGPFETMPAVVRGNIVNETNQDNFPFGYFRLSEADSITYSVE